GGAGTAATCTATATTACCTTTCTCAGGGTCATTGGAATATTGGATTCTTCTGATTTTGTAGTGATTGATTGACAAACTATTTGCATTCCTTGCAATTCCTTATTTTTTTTTGGAAGCATTACTGCACCTCTTTGTTTTAATAACCTGACCAATTATATACTGACATGAGATCTAGTGTCCTTAAATGATTCTTGTAtcagtttctttctttctttctgttTTTCTTCATTTTTGACCACTTGCAGGCAGAAGAGGAGTTTTTGATGGCACAACTGAGAACATGCACTTGCACTGGAAGTACAGGGAGCTGGTGAAGATACTAGTGAAAGCAAAGTCTTTTGCAGAAGTGAAGAGGATAGCACTATCACTTGAAGCCGAGAGCGGGGGAATTCTAGTTTCAGTTGACAAAGTCTCCAAAGGCTACGCCATTGTTGTGCTCCAAGGGAAGAACTACCGGCGCCCTTCTACACTCAGACCTAGAAATCTCTTGTCAAAGCGGAAGGCTTTGGCCAGATCCATTGAGCTTCAGAGACATCAGGTACTGTTTTGATTTTGTGGTGGTTTACTCAAAGTTCAGCGCACATATgttgggtgttccaaaacaagggAACAGATTATCCCATGTTCTGTTTTAATCATGGTCATTTATCGGGCATACATTTTTTTCTCCTAATGACAAACCTTCGTTCGTCTTCATCCTTCTTTTTCCTAAACTTAAAATGTTCTCACAATTTAATTTTGTGACATGCCCTGAGTCGGCACTTTGCAAAGCTAAACAGAAAGGTGGAGCAGCTTAAAGCGGAACTGGTGCGTGCAGTAGCCAACCAATTTTTTTTCTTGAGTGAAATGTTATCATATCAATACAAAAATACTTATATGATGCCATTATTTGTATATATATTGATTATTTTCAGGTCCAGATGGAAGACGTGAAGGACCAAGGAGATGAGGAGTTGTACGCCAAACTGGATGCCGCGTATTTGAGCGACGAGGAAGACATGGAGGTGAGCACGATGAACTATCACGGCcacaataaaaaaatattatatgtAGAGTCATATTGagttttgaaaatatttttttccCCGCTATGTTACCATGGTAGTGCACTAGTTTGGGTGGTTTTGATCTTTAAGGAACATACTGAAATAGGAAGAGGAGAAGCAGGACATGATTCCCATCTTTGAAAGATTATTATCTCAATATGTCAGCCTTTATTGTTGTAATTCTGATGAATCAGTGCTATTCCACATGGCATATAGTTCGACCCGATCATGAAAACAACTGGCATGGAAGCTATGCAGTGGCAGATCTATGTATAACCTGTGGGgccacctggccccacatgttttGCCAAAATACATTTAACCTCCTTCATAAAACCTGCAATTTATATATATGTTAATTGTGTAATTCTTGCATTAATTGACTTAAAATCAACTAACTTGGGCCCACTGTTTTTGAATTCTGGATCTGCCACTGCTATCATTTGATCATGTAAAACATGGAAATTAGTCTAAATCAACATTCTCTTTCTTAAGTTGGTGTGTGACATCTGTAGTAAATATAATTAttatgtttaatattttttctaatgAAGCCCATAAAGAAAACAGAGCTAAAGATAAACATACTCTGCTTATAATGGTTTTGGCAATACTAGAGGAAAATACCCATCACCTTCTTGTGTTAGAGGCactattttggcttttctaaccTGTTATTCATGTTGTATGCTCTTTTTTATGCAAATATTTTTCACACTGACAAACAAATGGAATACAGTGGGGAAGATTTCACAGCGAGTCTCCTTAGTTCATTATCCTAAACCTGAGGAATTGGCTAAACCAAGTTTTGGGAGTCTTACTCCTAGCAGTAAGAAATCTGCAGGTAATTCTTTATTAACATATGTTTTCTTCGCTGATCGCACTTTTCTACTGCTAGCCAAGTTAGGCAGGATATTGCATTGCAGATTACTGGTTGAACTTGGGGTATTTCATGGCTGGCAGTTTAATCTTGTTACCGCTTGGTTTTCTTTTGAAGTTCTTATTATCATAACTGATCAACAAAGGAAAAAGACAAGTCTGGTCCAACTGTATTATCATCTCTGTTAGAAACCGTTAGGCATACTACCTTCTTGATTTATGTTTTCAGTGCTAGTTAGAAAAAAACTGCTCTTTTATCCTTAGAAAAGTAGATACACTATAAGATTATGGTACAGGTATAATTTTTGTTGTGTACACCATCACTGCCAACTCATCTTTCCGCTTTTCCTCGATCTGTATGGTGTTTCAGGAGCTGGAGAAACGGAGAGAAGAACTTGAGGCCTTGTTACTTGCTGAGCGGTCCGAGTTGCTCTGAAGGCTGACCACAGTGATCTAACAAGTTCACTTCCAGTGTAGATAAAGTTTTTTTCCTGACGATAGCATACTGCTTGGTCCGGGCCATGAGTCATTCATCAGAAGTCACTTTGTTGTAGTGTATCTTCTTTAGTTCCTCGGTGAATGTTTGGACTCGTCATAAATGAATCTATTTGTATGAGAAATGTGCACATGAATCTATTTGTATGAGAAATGTGCACAATGATGTTACTTTTGTAttaatttgcaaccaaatggccttttattttttttaaatgcatttaaatgatcTCGTCAAACCATCTATCGCTAAAAATATTTGTAACTTCAAATTGTCTATCGTTATAGAGTACTGGCAGgctatctgtcgctaaagagtagcagcagactatctgtcgctaaaaaaatCAGAGCAACGGactgtctgacgctaaaagtCCTATCTGATGCTAAAGATAtttagcgacaggacttacagcgtctgcagaagtctgtcgctataactttttagcgttagactgtctgtcgctgtagccgcttttagcgtcagatCGTCCATCGCTAAttttggtgttgtggtgtagtgcttGGAGAGCCTGAGAGCACAAATAAATCTATCCTTTTTCAAGGAGATCATAATTCTTCTGTGCTGGGCTATCTGGATGACCAGGAACAACAAGAGGCTACCTCGGTCCAAATTGCGGGTTCATCTTCTCCGAAATGAACGCGTTGTCTTATCGCGCCAAAAGAAGCTACTACCCAAGACTACAGGAATGGATAAGCAGTGTCACTTGATTTGTAAAGACGGGGATCTCtaatcttcttctcttttttcgtTCCTTCTCGTTCCCTAGGTCCCGTTTTTCATCCCCCACCCCCTTTTAACTACTTGCTTGTATTAACTTTATATTTACGAAATAAATCACTATAGGGCCTCAGGTCCCCTTCTGTTCTCTTAAAAAAAGACTTGCTAGTGCCTGGACGTCCGATCCAGGGCGCTAGCATCGGACGGTGCTCACACAGCGAGCAAGCGAGCACCCTGCGC
The nucleotide sequence above comes from Miscanthus floridulus cultivar M001 chromosome 18, ASM1932011v1, whole genome shotgun sequence. Encoded proteins:
- the LOC136524548 gene encoding CRM-domain containing factor CFM3, chloroplastic/mitochondrial-like; the protein is MHLHWKYRELVKILVKAKSFAEVKRIALSLEAESGGILVSVDKVSKGYAIVVLQGKNYRRPSTLRPRNLLSKRKALARSIELQRHQLNRKVEQLKAELVQMEDVKDQGDEELYAKLDAAYLSDEEDMEFDPIMKTTGMEAMQWQIYV